A segment of the Geoglobus ahangari genome:
GCCTGTGGGGATAATAGCGGCAATCATCGTCTTCGCGCTCGGGCACGTGATTAACATTCTCCTCGGAATCCTTGATCCGGGGTTGCAGAGTCTCCGATTGCACTATGTGGAGTTTTTTGTGAAGTTCTTTGAGGGTGGGGGCAGGCTTTACAGCCCCTTTGGTAGGAAGAGGAAATACACAAAGGAGGATTAAAAAAGGAGGTGTTGAAAATGGTGGATGGGTTTGTGGCGATTGGTGCTGGTCTGGCTGTCGGATTGGCTGGAATTGGTGCTGGTCTTGGTGAGCAGGGAATTGGTGCTGCGGCAGTAGGAGCGATGGCTGAGGATCCGAGCTTCTTCGGTAGGGGCCTGCTGATGACCGTTATTCCGGAAACAATCGTCATCTTCGGACTGGTCGTGTCGTTCCTGCTGATGTTCATGTGAAAACCACCATTCCTTTTTTTACGAGGGATCCAAAATGCCACTGGAGCCAATAATCGAGGAGATCGTCAGGAAGGGACATCAGCAGGTAGCCGAGATTAAGAGCTCTGCTGAGGAGGAAGCGGAGAAGATAA
Coding sequences within it:
- a CDS encoding ATPase produces the protein MVDGFVAIGAGLAVGLAGIGAGLGEQGIGAAAVGAMAEDPSFFGRGLLMTVIPETIVIFGLVVSFLLMFM